Below is a window of Picosynechococcus sp. PCC 7002 DNA.
ATCTGGATCACGAAGATGGCCTCGTTCTGACCACCGAATACGAAACCATGACGATCTACGAACGGTTTTGGTTCGCCAACCCAGACCTACGCCTGCGTACCAGCACCGTAAAACGCTTTGGGGGCTTTAACACAACAACTTTTTGTATGGAAGAGCGCATCCAGACATCCCCGGTAACGGCGACTGCGGCTGCGGAAACCAATCCCCTTTACGCTATTAGCGGTTGGTAGTGGGGAATTTTCAGCCATTTTGCCCCACAGAGATATCCGTGTTGCTGTGGTCAAAAAGATTCCGTCTGTCCATAGGCTTTCGGGGCAAACAGTGTTAGCATAATAGACTGCAATATTTGTATTTTATTTTCTACAAAAACAGATTATGGCTTTAACGCAAGAGCGTAAACAGGAACTCATGGGCGAGTATCAGGTACACGAAACTGATACTGGGTCTGCGGATCTCCAAGTGGCCTTCCTCACGGAGCGCATTAACCAACTGACCGAACACCTCAAGGTCAACAAAAAAGACCATTCCTCCCGGCGTGGTTTGTTAAAAATGATTGGGAAACGGAAGCGCCTTTTACAATTTATTAAATCTAACGACCAAGAACGTTATCAAACCTTGATTGGTCGTCTCGGAATTCGTCGTTAAGTTTTTACCGAACCCATGTCCTCTGAACCGAAGCGAGATCGGCTCCCCTTCGAGCCCAAGCAAACGAAGCAAAAGGCTCCCAAAAAGCCCCCGGCAACGGCAACAACCCAGTCTAGTTCAGGATCAAATGCGCCTAGGCGATCGCCAAAGGATGAGGCCAGTTTATCGGCGATCCCCGATGCAGTAAGCAAACGGATGATTCGCCGGATGGCCTTATTTTCTGGGATTCCCACGGCCTTGGGGATCACTTCCTTCGTGGTGTCCTACTATATTGTTTCCCGCGAACTTCTGGAGTTGCCCACCATTGCCGTGCTGCTGGTGAGCCTAGGCTGTTTCGGTTTGGGGGTTGTGGGGCTGAGCTACGGTATTCTCTCCACTTCCTGGGATGAAAATCGTCCCGGAAGTCTCTTTGGTTGGGAAGAATTTAGTCTTAACCTTGGTCGGATGGTTCAAGCCTGGCGTGCTAGTCGCCGGGAAGCCCGCAGCAAATCTTAAAGTTTCGACCCTTGGTTTTTCAGGGTTTCCGAGCTTAAATATCACGTATGCAGCCTTGTCGGTTATCAAAATTTTCTCAGGTGAATGTGTCAAGATAAGACTGGGAGGGTGGCGATCGCCGACAACTTAGTTTTTAAGAACGTTATCCATAAAAAACGCCCTATTACATCGTTATTCCATAAATAAAATTTCTTTTACCTGTCGTAAATCTTCGAGGAAATACCATGATCGTAGTCATGAAAGTTGGCACTCCTGAAGCCGAAATCAACCGTTTAGGGAGTGAGCTTAAAGAGTTAGGCCTGACCCCCGAAAAAATTGTTGGGGCCCACAAAGTGGTCATTGGCTTAGTGGGAGATACCGCCACTTTTAACATTGAACTGATCCAAGAAATGAGCCCCTGGATCGAAAATGTACTCCGGGTCGAAAAGCCCTTTAAGCGGGTCAGTCTTGAGTACCGTCATGGTCAATACAGCGAGGTCGTTGTGCCTACTCCGAACGGGGATGTCACCTTCGGCCCCAATCATCCGGTGGTCGTCGTCGCTGGCCCTTGCTCCGTTGAAAATGAAGAAATGATCGTTGAAACCGCCCTCCGGGTCAAAGCAGCCGGGGCAAAATTCCTCCGGGGTGGGGCGTACAAGCCGAGAACTTCTCCCTATGCGTTCCAGGGCCACGGTGAAAGTGCTTTAGAATTGTTGGCGGCAGCACGGGAAGCCTCCGGTCTAGGGATTATCACAGAAGTAATGGATACGGCGGACGTAGAAAAAATTGCTGAGGTTGCCGATGTGCTCCAAATCGGCGCGCGCAATATGCAAAACTTTGCCCTCTTGAAGAAGGTAGGAGCTCAGAATAAGCCGGTGTTGTTAAAGCGTGGGATGGCCGCCACCATCGACGACTGGTTAATGGCTGCAGAATATATTTTGGCGGAAGGAAATTCCCAGGTGATCCTCTGTGAACGGGGCATTCGCACCTTCGATAGTAAGTACACACGCAATGTTTTGGATCTATCGGTGATTCCGGTGTTGCGCAGTTTGACCCACTTACCGATGATGATCGATCCGAGCCACGGTACAGGGAAGTCTGAATTTGTTCTTTCCCTGGCTAAAGGGGCGATCGCCATTGGTACTGATTCGCTGATGATCGAAGTTCACCCCAACCCGAAGAAAGCCCTTTCCGATGGCCCCCAATCCTTGACCCCAGAAGCGTTCGACCAGGTGATGCAAGAACTGGCAGAGGTTGAAAAATTAACGGGACGTGGCCAAAAGGAATTGGCAACAGTTTAAGGCCCCTGTGATGGCTGGTTAATGTCAGTACCTAACGTGATATCCCTGCTACTTGGAGTGGGGATTTTTTATTTACAAGTCAAGGTTGCCGCAAAAATCTTGGCCGTTGTAGCTTAAAGGAAGGCACCGGAAGGAATTTAAGGTGATGGAAAAAATGGCACAGCAAGCGGACGTTTTAATTTTAGGAGGCGGGATCATTGGTTTGGCGATCGCCGTCGAATTGCAACAACAGGGTTGTGCCGTGACAATCCTGAATCGAAACTTTACCGAGGCTGCCTGCCATGCCGCTGCCGGAATGCTCGCCCCGGAGGCCGAAGGGTTAACAGGAACGATGCTCGAATTGGGGCGGCGATCGCGCAATATGTACGCCGACTGGTGCCGCAAAATTGAACAACTCAGCGGCGTCGATGTGGGTTATTTGCCCTGTGGTATTTTTGCTCCCAAATCCGTTGCACCGAGCCAAACCGTGACTGATAGCGCTTCTGTTTGGCTAGACCGCGCCCAACTGACCTACCATGAACCGGGTTTTGGTGATGGGGTGGTGGGAGCCTGGTGGCACCCCGAAGATGGCCAAGTAGACAACCGCCGTCTGAGCCAAGCCTTACTCCAAGCGGCACGGGGTCTGGGAGTGGTAATTAAAGAAGGCGTTACTGTTTTGGGTCTCCAACAAATCCAAGGACAGGTGCAAGCGGTGCAGACCGATCAAGGGCTATTCCAAGCGGGCCATTATGTTTTGGCCGCAGGTTCCTGGTCGAGTCAGATCACGCCCCTGTCCGTTTATCCGATTAAAGGGGAAATGATGTCCCTGAGGATGCCGAATCCTGAGGCCCTCCGGCGGGTGATTTTTGGTGATAATCTGTACCTCGTGCCGCGCACCAATGGGACCCTAATCATTGGGGCTACCGCAGAAACTGTGAAGTGGCAACCCAACAATACCCCCCAAGGGATCCAAACCCTGCTGAATAAAGCGATTCAACTGTTGCCGAAACTCAAAGATTGGGAAATCACGGAACTCTGGTGGGGTTTTCGGCCCGCAACCCCCGATGAAAAGCCGATTCTGGGGGCATCCCCTTGTGAAAATCTCACCTACGCCACGGGCCATTATCGCAATGGCATTTTATTGGCTCCCATCACGGCGAAACTCATTGGCGATCGCCTAATCCGCAACCAAGCAGATCCCCTCCTCCAACATTTTTCTTACCAACGCTTTTTAAATAACCCAACCCATCAACCCATGCAAAACGGTCACAACAGTCAGAATGCTCAAAACGGTTCAATGCCGAGCTTTTTTATCAGCCCCAAAACCACAACTGCAACGCCAAACCCCACGGAAACCCCTGATCAACTGGTCATTGCCGGTCGTCGCTTTACTTCCCGGTTAATGACAGGAACGGGGAAATATCCCTCAATTGCCGCAATGCAAGCAAGCGTTGAAGCCAGCGGTTGCGAAATTGTCACGGTGGCAGTGCGTCGCGTCCAAACCAAAGCCCCAGGCCACGAAGGACTTGCCGAAGCCCTCGACTGGCAAAAAATTTGGATGTTGCCTAATACGGCGGGCTGTAAAACTGCCGAGGAAGCGATCCGGGTAGCTCGTTTAGGTCGGGAAATGGCCCGTCTGTTAGGCCAAGAAGATAACAACTTTGTCAAATTAGAAGTGATCCCCGATGCCCGCTACCTACTGCCGGATCCCATCGGTACCCTCGACGCCGCAGAACAATTGGTCAAAGAAGGGTTTGCGGTGCTGCCCTATATTAATGCCGATCCTCTGTTGGCGAAACGCTTAGAGGAAGTGGGCTGTGCCACGGTGATGCCCCTCGGTTCTCCCATTGGGTCGGGCCAGGGGATTCAAAATGAAGCCAACATCAAAATTATTATTGAACAGAGCAAGGTTCCCGTGGTGATTGATGCGGGGATTGGCTCCCCTAGTGAAGCGGCCTACGGGATGGAATTGGGAGCCGATGCGCTACTGGTCAATTCGGCGATCGCCCTCGCTAAAGATCCCGTACAAATGGGTCGAGCCATGGGGTTAGCCACCACTGCCGGCCGCCTCGCTCACCTAGCCGGGCGCATTCCGGTTCAACATATTGCCAGTGCCAGTTCTCCCCAAACTGGACTGGTCAGCACCTAAGTTCCTCCTGTCGATTGAATGCGGCGATCGCATCATCAATATTCTGATTTCGCAAAAGCAAGCCAGGCCCGTAGTTAACACTACAAAATCTCCCTGACTGAATGTTTACCTTGGTCAAATCACCCTGGATATCCAGCCGACGCCCATAGCAACATCAGTATTGAAATCAGGATTAACTCCATGACTGACGCCGCCACAATCCAAAAAATCAAACTCACAAAAATCGAACAAGCCAAACAAGCCAAACCCGGCTTAGCGATTAAAGATGAGTTGGCAACCCTGGCCCAGGCTGGCTGGGAAGCCATGGATCAAGATGACTTAATCATTCGTCTTAAATTTCTGGGACTTTTTCACCGACCGGTGACCCCAGGCAAATTTATGCTGCGTCTGCGGACTCCCCACGGCATCCTCAACAGTGCCCAAGTGCGCGCCCTAGCAGAAATTGTGCAACGCTACGGCGAAGACGGGAGTGCCGACATCACAACCCGCCAAAATATCCAATTACGCGGCATTCGACTGGAAGACACCCCAGAGATTTTGACGAAATTAAAGCAAGTGGGCCTCACCACGGTACAGTCTGGCCACGATAACGTGCGCAACATTACAGGGTCTCCCGTCGCCGGTATCGACCCCGAAGAATATTTTGATACCCGGGAACTCGCGGCCCAACTCCAAAATATGATCACCAATTACGGTGAAGGCAGCCTCGAATTTAGTGACCTCCCCCGGAAGTTTAATATCTGCCTAGAAGGAGCGCCGGATAATTCTTCCCACGTAGAAATCAATGACATTGGCTTTGTCCCGGCCTTTAAGGATGGGCAATTTGGCTTTAATGTCCTGGTTGGCGGATATTTTTCTGCCCAGCGACAAGCCGAAGGGATTTCGATTAATGTTTGGGTTCCCCCCAACGAAGCTGTCCTTGCGGTCAGTCGTGGTATTTTAGCGCTATATACCCGCCACAGTGCCGAGGAAGGTCTCCGGGGAAATCGGGCCAAAGCGCGGGTGTTGTGGCTGGTTGAAGCGTGGGGTGTCAATGCTTTCCGGGCGAGATTAGAAGCAGAAATTGGCCAATCTTTAGAACCGGCAGCCCCAGAACACGCCTTAACCATGGATAAGCGAGATCACATCGGTGTCTATGCCCAAAAACAAGCAGGTTATCACTATGTGGGCTTGCATGTCCCCGCCGGACGCTTGACCGCAGAGGACATGTTCGAGGTAGCACGCCTCGCAGAAACCTATGGCAATGGCGAAATTCGGGCCACAGTGGAAGAGAATTTCATTATTCCCTACGTCAAAAGCGAAAACGTTGAGGCGCTACTCCAGGAACCGTTACTAGAAAAATTCTCGGTGAATCCTTCGACCTTGGTACGTTCCTTTGTGTCCTGCACAGGTAATCGCTACTGCAATTTTGCCCTTGTGGAGACGAAGGAACAGGGGTTAGCTTTGGCCCGTGAATTGGATGCCGAATTAGATATTCCCCAACGGGTACGGATGCACTGGACTGGCTGCCCAAATTCCTGTGGTCAAGCCCAGGTGGGTGATATCGGCTTTATCGGTTCTAAAGCGAAAGTTGATGGGGCAATTGTCGAAGCGGTCAATGTGCTCACTGGGGGAACGGTCGGTAACCAGGCGAGCCTCGGTGCGCCGGTAGCTCAGAAAGTGCCCTGTGGGGACACCCTCAAGGCAACTGTGAAGCATATTTTAATCGAACAGTTTGGAGCAACGCCGAAGTCGGAGTAGGCTGAAGTCCTTCTAATTTTGCTTTAATCTTAAAAACTTACAAACCATCCCACAGAATCCGTCAGTGACTCTGTGGGATTTTTGCTGGATGGAATTTGTTGGGACGAGGAGACTAAATTTTTTCGCTGACCCAGATTCGATAGAGCTTACCATTCGCATCTATTAACCAGTGAGCTACAAGGCGGGTCGGCACATTTCGATCT
It encodes the following:
- the rpsO gene encoding 30S ribosomal protein S15, whose product is MALTQERKQELMGEYQVHETDTGSADLQVAFLTERINQLTEHLKVNKKDHSSRRGLLKMIGKRKRLLQFIKSNDQERYQTLIGRLGIRR
- a CDS encoding PAM68 family protein, with amino-acid sequence MSSEPKRDRLPFEPKQTKQKAPKKPPATATTQSSSGSNAPRRSPKDEASLSAIPDAVSKRMIRRMALFSGIPTALGITSFVVSYYIVSRELLELPTIAVLLVSLGCFGLGVVGLSYGILSTSWDENRPGSLFGWEEFSLNLGRMVQAWRASRREARSKS
- the aroF gene encoding 3-deoxy-7-phosphoheptulonate synthase, encoding MIVVMKVGTPEAEINRLGSELKELGLTPEKIVGAHKVVIGLVGDTATFNIELIQEMSPWIENVLRVEKPFKRVSLEYRHGQYSEVVVPTPNGDVTFGPNHPVVVVAGPCSVENEEMIVETALRVKAAGAKFLRGGAYKPRTSPYAFQGHGESALELLAAAREASGLGIITEVMDTADVEKIAEVADVLQIGARNMQNFALLKKVGAQNKPVLLKRGMAATIDDWLMAAEYILAEGNSQVILCERGIRTFDSKYTRNVLDLSVIPVLRSLTHLPMMIDPSHGTGKSEFVLSLAKGAIAIGTDSLMIEVHPNPKKALSDGPQSLTPEAFDQVMQELAEVEKLTGRGQKELATV
- the thiO gene encoding glycine oxidase ThiO, whose protein sequence is MAQQADVLILGGGIIGLAIAVELQQQGCAVTILNRNFTEAACHAAAGMLAPEAEGLTGTMLELGRRSRNMYADWCRKIEQLSGVDVGYLPCGIFAPKSVAPSQTVTDSASVWLDRAQLTYHEPGFGDGVVGAWWHPEDGQVDNRRLSQALLQAARGLGVVIKEGVTVLGLQQIQGQVQAVQTDQGLFQAGHYVLAAGSWSSQITPLSVYPIKGEMMSLRMPNPEALRRVIFGDNLYLVPRTNGTLIIGATAETVKWQPNNTPQGIQTLLNKAIQLLPKLKDWEITELWWGFRPATPDEKPILGASPCENLTYATGHYRNGILLAPITAKLIGDRLIRNQADPLLQHFSYQRFLNNPTHQPMQNGHNSQNAQNGSMPSFFISPKTTTATPNPTETPDQLVIAGRRFTSRLMTGTGKYPSIAAMQASVEASGCEIVTVAVRRVQTKAPGHEGLAEALDWQKIWMLPNTAGCKTAEEAIRVARLGREMARLLGQEDNNFVKLEVIPDARYLLPDPIGTLDAAEQLVKEGFAVLPYINADPLLAKRLEEVGCATVMPLGSPIGSGQGIQNEANIKIIIEQSKVPVVIDAGIGSPSEAAYGMELGADALLVNSAIALAKDPVQMGRAMGLATTAGRLAHLAGRIPVQHIASASSPQTGLVST
- a CDS encoding ferredoxin--nitrite reductase, with translation MTDAATIQKIKLTKIEQAKQAKPGLAIKDELATLAQAGWEAMDQDDLIIRLKFLGLFHRPVTPGKFMLRLRTPHGILNSAQVRALAEIVQRYGEDGSADITTRQNIQLRGIRLEDTPEILTKLKQVGLTTVQSGHDNVRNITGSPVAGIDPEEYFDTRELAAQLQNMITNYGEGSLEFSDLPRKFNICLEGAPDNSSHVEINDIGFVPAFKDGQFGFNVLVGGYFSAQRQAEGISINVWVPPNEAVLAVSRGILALYTRHSAEEGLRGNRAKARVLWLVEAWGVNAFRARLEAEIGQSLEPAAPEHALTMDKRDHIGVYAQKQAGYHYVGLHVPAGRLTAEDMFEVARLAETYGNGEIRATVEENFIIPYVKSENVEALLQEPLLEKFSVNPSTLVRSFVSCTGNRYCNFALVETKEQGLALARELDAELDIPQRVRMHWTGCPNSCGQAQVGDIGFIGSKAKVDGAIVEAVNVLTGGTVGNQASLGAPVAQKVPCGDTLKATVKHILIEQFGATPKSE